The Synechocystis sp. PCC 7509 genome includes a window with the following:
- a CDS encoding DUF5615 family PIN-like protein: MKIWVDAQLPPTLAVWLSDTFDLEVAALVDLALRDAQDIEIFEAARADNAVIMTKDSDFIDLVCRLGTPPQILWLTCGNVTNRNLRRLLLIQLTLTKRSPIYSN, from the coding sequence GTGAAAATTTGGGTTGATGCTCAACTGCCTCCAACTTTAGCAGTTTGGTTGTCAGACACTTTTGATTTAGAAGTTGCCGCATTGGTAGATTTAGCACTTAGGGATGCTCAAGATATCGAAATTTTTGAAGCAGCACGAGCCGACAATGCTGTAATTATGACAAAGGACAGCGATTTTATAGATTTAGTATGTCGTCTGGGAACACCTCCTCAGATTTTATGGTTAACTTGCGGCAATGTCACCAATCGCAACCTGCGACGATTACTTTTGATCCAACTTACACTAACAAAGCGATCGCCTATTTATTCAAATTAG
- a CDS encoding DUF433 domain-containing protein encodes MLSTTGLLTRITQTPGQCGGRPCIRGMRIRVTDILEMLAENVSVSEILEDFPDLELADIQASLIFAARCTDFPRLTA; translated from the coding sequence ATGCTCTCAACAACAGGATTACTCACTCGCATTACTCAAACACCTGGTCAGTGTGGCGGTCGTCCCTGCATTCGAGGGATGCGAATTCGAGTTACCGACATTTTGGAAATGTTAGCGGAAAACGTTAGTGTTAGCGAAATTTTAGAAGACTTCCCCGATTTAGAACTTGCAGATATTCAAGCAAGCTTGATATTTGCAGCACGATGCACTGATTTTCCTAGACTAACGGCGTGA
- a CDS encoding M28 family peptidase, translated as MSKNVDLKQRLYDHLIQLVRERDPYFSTAGHFFVQQYILQQLQQWGRVEIHEFQVNGRTHKNLILHLPAANGNNKPPILIGAHYDGVPGTPGADDNATGVAALLELARIFATQPIKYPLQLVAFDMEEYGLLGSIDYATKLHSQQQPLRLMISLEMLGYCDSALGSQRYPSPLEKIYPNTGDFIALIGNLPTIPDLLSLSGNIRKHGTNCQWLPAPNRGLIVPQTRWSDHSPFWDRGYKAIMVTDTAMLRNPHYHQESDRIETLDLDFFTGVCNSLAQAIPLL; from the coding sequence TTGTCTAAAAACGTGGATCTCAAGCAACGTTTATACGATCATCTTATTCAACTGGTAAGGGAGCGCGATCCTTACTTCTCTACGGCTGGGCATTTTTTCGTTCAGCAATACATCTTGCAACAATTGCAACAGTGGGGAAGGGTGGAAATTCACGAGTTTCAGGTAAATGGACGCACTCATAAAAACCTAATTCTGCATTTACCCGCCGCTAATGGGAACAACAAGCCACCGATTTTAATTGGCGCACACTATGACGGCGTACCGGGAACTCCAGGCGCAGATGACAACGCGACAGGGGTTGCAGCTTTATTAGAATTAGCAAGAATCTTTGCAACCCAACCAATTAAGTACCCGCTTCAGCTAGTTGCTTTTGATATGGAAGAATACGGCTTATTGGGTAGTATTGATTACGCCACTAAATTGCACAGCCAACAGCAACCATTACGATTGATGATTTCTCTAGAAATGCTGGGTTATTGCGACTCTGCTCTCGGTTCGCAGCGCTATCCGTCGCCTTTAGAGAAGATTTACCCAAATACGGGAGATTTTATTGCTTTAATTGGTAATTTACCAACAATTCCCGACTTACTCAGCTTAAGTGGGAATATACGTAAACACGGTACAAATTGTCAATGGCTACCTGCACCTAATCGCGGTCTAATTGTTCCACAGACACGCTGGAGCGATCACTCGCCCTTTTGGGATCGAGGTTATAAAGCAATTATGGTAACGGATACCGCCATGCTGAGAAATCCTCATTATCATCAAGAAAGCGATCGCATTGAAACTTTAGATTTAGACTTTTTTACTGGAGTTTGCAACAGTTTAGCTCAAGCCATACCCTTGTTATAA
- a CDS encoding glycoside hydrolase family 31 protein, which produces MPQYFGQLGTVEQPWSILGAVETIKKERTSIQLHFDSACLIITILAANLIRVRLAPKSDFMPRRDWAVTIDDSEFAIVPFDLVENDEVIEITTELIKVRVNKNPCQVSCYDLCDRPFAQDITPMGWRSGGVAAWKKIEENEHFYGFGERTGLLDKLSERKTNWTVDALDYGSLSDEMYQAIPFFIALRPEVAYGIFFNTTFWSQFDIGAEQPGVLRMETRGQELDYYIIYGAEPAQILNTYTQLTGRMPMPPKWALGYHQCRWSYESETVVRQIAKEFRDRRIPCDVIHLDIDYMNGYRVFTWSPKRFPNPAQLVGDLAKDGFKTVTIIDPGVKYEPEADYHVFDSGVAKDYFVRKADGQLFHGYVWPEKSVFPDFMRSDVRQWWGDLHQNLTNIGVAGIWNDMNEPTISDRPFSEPGEKIYFPLDTPQGSKDIATHAEVHNLYGLNMAKASYEGLEKHRPNERSFVLTRSGYAGVQRWSSVWMGDNQSLWEHLEMSLPMLCNMGLSGVAFVGCDIGGFAGNATAELFARWMQVGMLYPFMRGHSALSTSQHEPWAFGLRTENICRTYINLRYQLLPYFYTLFWQAATTGAPILRPLLYHFPNDSKTYELYDQVMLGDSIMAAPIYRPGVEHRAVYLPQGTWFDWWTGEVYKGECHILAHAPLETMPLYVCAGAIIPLQPVMQYVDEKPLDSLTLRIYPGNGEFTLYEDDGHSFAYKNGEFATTTIRVYEEEQQYIVEISDRVGNWQPTTREIIVELVGIGQESFIDNGTARSLRFDRVK; this is translated from the coding sequence ATGCCGCAGTATTTTGGACAGTTAGGGACAGTTGAACAACCTTGGTCAATTCTTGGCGCTGTAGAAACTATCAAAAAAGAGCGCACTTCTATACAATTACACTTTGATAGTGCTTGCCTAATTATTACAATACTTGCAGCAAACTTAATTCGCGTCCGCCTAGCACCAAAAAGCGACTTTATGCCCCGTCGGGATTGGGCTGTAACAATAGACGATAGCGAATTTGCAATTGTACCGTTCGATCTCGTCGAAAATGACGAAGTTATCGAAATTACTACCGAATTAATTAAAGTTAGAGTTAACAAAAATCCTTGTCAGGTTAGTTGTTATGACTTGTGCGATCGCCCTTTTGCTCAAGATATTACTCCTATGGGCTGGCGCTCTGGCGGTGTAGCAGCATGGAAAAAAATTGAAGAAAACGAACATTTTTATGGTTTTGGCGAACGTACAGGCTTATTAGACAAGCTCTCCGAGCGTAAAACCAACTGGACAGTAGACGCTTTGGATTACGGATCGCTTAGTGATGAGATGTACCAGGCAATTCCATTTTTTATAGCATTGCGTCCTGAAGTTGCTTACGGAATCTTTTTTAATACTACTTTTTGGAGTCAGTTTGATATCGGTGCAGAACAACCGGGAGTTTTGCGAATGGAAACGCGGGGACAAGAACTAGACTATTACATTATTTATGGCGCAGAACCCGCCCAAATTTTAAACACCTACACTCAACTTACAGGCAGAATGCCAATGCCGCCAAAATGGGCGCTAGGCTATCATCAATGTCGCTGGAGTTACGAATCGGAAACAGTGGTACGCCAAATAGCTAAAGAGTTTCGCGATCGCCGCATACCTTGCGATGTAATCCATCTCGATATCGACTATATGAACGGCTATCGCGTGTTTACCTGGAGTCCCAAACGCTTCCCTAATCCCGCCCAATTAGTCGGAGATTTGGCAAAAGATGGCTTTAAAACCGTAACAATTATCGATCCAGGGGTTAAATACGAACCCGAAGCCGATTATCACGTATTTGATAGCGGAGTAGCTAAAGATTACTTTGTCCGCAAAGCTGACGGACAATTATTTCACGGTTATGTCTGGCCCGAAAAGTCTGTTTTTCCCGATTTTATGCGCTCCGATGTGCGTCAGTGGTGGGGTGACTTGCACCAAAACCTTACTAATATCGGCGTAGCAGGAATTTGGAACGATATGAACGAACCTACCATAAGCGATCGCCCGTTTTCTGAACCAGGAGAAAAAATCTATTTTCCTTTAGATACACCCCAAGGATCAAAAGACATTGCAACACACGCCGAAGTCCATAACCTGTACGGTTTAAACATGGCTAAAGCAAGCTATGAAGGTTTAGAAAAACACCGTCCTAATGAGAGAAGTTTTGTATTAACGAGATCGGGCTATGCTGGGGTGCAACGTTGGTCATCGGTATGGATGGGTGATAATCAATCATTGTGGGAACACTTAGAGATGTCTTTACCCATGTTGTGCAATATGGGCTTATCGGGTGTTGCTTTTGTCGGCTGCGATATTGGCGGTTTTGCGGGAAATGCAACGGCGGAATTATTTGCGCGGTGGATGCAGGTAGGAATGCTTTACCCCTTTATGCGGGGACATTCGGCGCTGTCTACATCTCAACACGAACCTTGGGCTTTTGGACTTCGCACTGAAAACATTTGCCGCACATACATCAATCTGCGTTACCAATTACTACCCTATTTCTACACGCTATTTTGGCAAGCCGCAACCACAGGAGCGCCGATTTTACGCCCACTTTTGTACCATTTTCCCAATGATTCAAAAACCTACGAACTATACGATCAAGTCATGCTAGGCGATTCTATTATGGCTGCTCCCATTTATCGCCCAGGAGTCGAACATCGGGCGGTTTATTTGCCCCAAGGTACTTGGTTTGATTGGTGGACGGGGGAAGTTTACAAAGGAGAATGTCATATTTTGGCACACGCACCTTTAGAAACAATGCCTTTGTATGTCTGCGCGGGGGCAATTATTCCCCTGCAACCAGTGATGCAGTATGTAGATGAAAAACCCCTTGATTCTTTAACCTTACGGATTTATCCAGGAAACGGGGAATTTACACTTTATGAAGACGATGGACATAGTTTTGCTTATAAAAACGGCGAATTTGCAACTACAACTATTCGCGTATACGAAGAAGAACAGCAATATATAGTAGAAATAAGCGATCGCGTTGGCAATTGGCAACCCACAACACGAGAAATAATTGTTGAATTAGTAGGTATTGGTCAAGAAAGTTTTATTGATAATGGTACAGCGCGGAGTTTGCGCTTTGATAGAGTGAAATAG
- a CDS encoding DUF433 domain-containing protein, with amino-acid sequence MNYRNHITIEPNKRGGKPCVRGLRITVYEVLEYLASEMTEAEILDDFPDLTREDLKACIAYAADRERRFMTPPLSA; translated from the coding sequence ATCAACTACCGAAACCACATCACAATCGAACCCAATAAACGCGGTGGTAAGCCTTGTGTACGTGGCTTGCGAATTACAGTTTATGAAGTGCTTGAGTATCTAGCTTCCGAAATGACCGAAGCAGAAATCCTCGATGATTTCCCCGATTTGACGCGAGAAGATTTGAAAGCCTGCATTGCTTATGCTGCTGACCGCGAACGTCGGTTTATGACTCCTCCATTATCTGCGTGA
- a CDS encoding type II toxin-antitoxin system VapC family toxin has translation MRVLIDTNIVLDFLQEREPFVENATRLFELFDTGQIEGFIAATTITNIYYIVCKTAGAVVASDAIAQILADLNICPVDRDVLEQAIALNFRDFEDAVQYVCGLVHNVDAIVTRDTSGFIGGEIPILLPEALNARFD, from the coding sequence ATGCGTGTTTTGATTGATACTAATATAGTTCTTGACTTCCTTCAAGAAAGAGAACCGTTTGTAGAAAATGCAACGAGATTATTTGAGCTTTTTGATACTGGACAGATTGAAGGATTTATCGCAGCAACAACGATTACCAACATCTATTATATTGTTTGTAAAACAGCAGGAGCAGTTGTAGCTTCTGATGCGATCGCCCAAATCCTTGCAGATTTAAACATTTGTCCGGTGGATCGAGATGTATTAGAACAAGCCATTGCCTTAAACTTTCGTGATTTCGAGGATGCCGTGCAGTACGTTTGTGGGCTTGTGCATAATGTAGATGCGATCGTCACTCGTGATACCTCTGGGTTTATCGGTGGAGAGATTCCCATTTTATTACCTGAAGCTCTTAACGCTAGATTTGATTGA
- the ypfJ gene encoding KPN_02809 family neutral zinc metallopeptidase: MRWEFGRRSSNVEDRRGVGVSGPVVGGGIGFLVLSLIAMFLGVDPAILEQVAPTNDNPTAVNRETSPESDRLADFVSVVLADTEDTWKPLFKEMGANYVEPTLVLFSDRVESACGFAQAAVGPFYCPADQKLYIDLSFYRDLQERLQAPGDFAQAYVIAHEVGHHVQNLMGISDKVRSLQSRVSEVEANQLSVRLELQADCFAGIWANKAQNSRQVLEAGDIEEALNAASSIGDDRLQSQSKGYVVPESFTHGSSAQRVRWFKQGIQTGDVEQCNTFKTAKL; encoded by the coding sequence ATGCGTTGGGAATTTGGGCGAAGAAGTAGCAATGTTGAAGATCGTCGCGGTGTGGGGGTTTCGGGTCCCGTAGTCGGCGGCGGGATTGGATTTCTTGTGTTGTCGCTAATTGCTATGTTTTTAGGTGTAGATCCGGCAATTTTGGAGCAAGTCGCACCTACTAATGATAATCCCACTGCTGTAAATAGGGAAACTTCCCCCGAAAGCGATCGCCTTGCAGACTTTGTTTCGGTAGTTTTAGCAGACACTGAAGATACTTGGAAACCGTTATTTAAAGAGATGGGGGCAAACTATGTAGAGCCTACTTTAGTGCTGTTTTCCGATAGAGTAGAATCAGCTTGTGGTTTTGCTCAAGCGGCGGTTGGCCCTTTTTATTGTCCTGCTGACCAAAAATTGTATATAGATTTAAGTTTTTACCGAGATTTGCAAGAGCGTCTGCAAGCACCAGGAGATTTTGCTCAAGCTTATGTAATTGCTCATGAAGTTGGACATCATGTACAAAACCTTATGGGAATATCTGATAAAGTCCGCTCTTTGCAAAGTCGAGTTAGTGAAGTTGAAGCAAATCAACTTTCTGTGAGATTAGAGTTGCAAGCTGATTGTTTTGCCGGGATTTGGGCAAATAAAGCCCAAAATTCGCGCCAAGTTTTAGAAGCAGGGGATATAGAAGAAGCGTTAAATGCTGCTAGTAGCATTGGGGACGATCGCCTGCAAAGTCAATCTAAAGGTTATGTAGTCCCAGAATCCTTTACTCATGGTAGCTCTGCTCAAAGAGTGCGCTGGTTTAAACAGGGAATCCAAACGGGAGATGTAGAGCAATGCAACACTTTTAAAACCGCTAAATTATAA
- a CDS encoding PhzF family phenazine biosynthesis protein, which translates to MKYYIVDVFAQEKYNGNQLAVFVDAGSLTSHQMQRITKEINYSETTFITNNQSREGGYDVRIFTPAQELPFAGHPTLGTAYIIQQEIVKQPVEKVTLNLKVGQIPVSLHYSDNSVDLLWMQQKPPIFGQKFDKEAIAQVLNLPINDIDSNFPIQEVSTGLPIIIVPLKTLAAVKKAKVNLELYFELISNTEAKAILIFCPETYHQENNLNVRVFCDYFGVPEDPATGSANGCLAGYLANYAYFDADSIDIRVEQGYEIGRDSLLLLKAQKTNADIDVFVGGKVIMVAKGEFV; encoded by the coding sequence ATGAAATATTATATTGTCGATGTGTTTGCCCAGGAAAAATATAATGGCAATCAATTAGCCGTATTTGTAGATGCTGGAAGTCTAACCAGTCACCAAATGCAACGTATAACCAAAGAAATCAACTATTCTGAAACAACTTTTATTACTAATAACCAAAGCCGCGAGGGTGGCTACGACGTTCGGATTTTTACCCCAGCGCAAGAACTTCCTTTTGCTGGTCATCCGACTTTAGGGACTGCATACATCATTCAACAAGAGATTGTTAAGCAACCTGTGGAAAAAGTTACCTTAAACCTAAAAGTTGGGCAAATACCTGTAAGTCTGCATTACTCCGATAATTCTGTAGACTTGCTGTGGATGCAGCAAAAACCGCCGATTTTTGGACAGAAATTTGATAAAGAGGCGATCGCACAAGTATTAAATTTACCCATAAACGATATAGATAGTAACTTCCCGATTCAAGAAGTTTCTACAGGCTTACCAATTATAATCGTGCCTTTAAAAACCTTAGCCGCCGTTAAAAAAGCCAAGGTAAATCTAGAACTGTATTTTGAATTGATTAGTAATACGGAAGCTAAGGCAATTTTGATATTTTGCCCAGAAACCTATCATCAAGAAAATAATCTAAACGTGCGTGTATTCTGCGATTACTTCGGTGTTCCCGAAGATCCAGCGACAGGAAGCGCTAATGGTTGTTTGGCTGGATATTTAGCGAATTATGCTTATTTTGATGCGGATTCTATTGATATTCGCGTCGAGCAAGGTTATGAAATTGGTAGAGATTCACTTTTATTGTTAAAAGCTCAAAAAACAAACGCAGACATTGATGTTTTTGTTGGCGGTAAAGTAATTATGGTAGCTAAAGGGGAATTTGTCTAA